A stretch of the Osmerus eperlanus chromosome 10, fOsmEpe2.1, whole genome shotgun sequence genome encodes the following:
- the ppfia1 gene encoding liprin-alpha-1 isoform X4 gives MMCEVMPTISEAEGPPGGAGGELGSASPLQSDSEGHFESLMVSMLEERDRLLDTLRETQENLGLAQGRLHEVSHERDSLQRQLNTALPQEFAALTKEVNVCREQLLEREEEIAELKAERNNTRLLLEHLECLVSRHERSLRMTVVKRQAQSPAGVSSEVEVLKALKSLFEHHKALDEKVRERLRVALERCSMLEEQLTSTHKELAFLGEQNSQKRMLMDGSSGLNNNSDTPSTNGKRCSDGSLGQREDVEELQQRASRQTSELAQMKDCMAAMSARISELEEDLDTARKDLIKSEDINTRLQRDLRESMAQKEDMEERITTLEKRYLAAQREATSVHDLNDKLENEVAHKEALFHQTEERNRLLQERLEQAEQKLQQTLQKAETLPEVEAELAQRVAALSKAEERHGNVEEGLRQLEAQLEEKNQELLRARQREKMNEEHNKRLSETVDKLLSESNERLQLHLKERMSALEDKNALIRDLEHTKKLIEEAHHEKEQLLIQIETMRTESDQGRSRSNSLLHGRSVMSSTPDFRFPVSASSVLDSHSDMYSSALVLRRPQKGRVTALRDEPSKVQTLNEQEWERLQQANVLANVAHAFENDMDVSDLEDDRETIFSSVDLLSPSGQADAQTLALMLQEQLDAINNEIRMIQEEKDSTTMRTEEIESRVGSGDSLGDSLGGRFRSLGSIPPSLGGGEGSSLGGSPPGSGHSTPRRFPRSPNREVDRMGVMTLPSDLRKHRRKSAQDDKATIRCETSPPSTPRSMHLRKGAGYTSSHEDIRDIHGMSLQDGQGSNPSSSSSSQDSLNKAAKKKSIKSSIGRLFGKKEKGRAGFPGKEPSNQAGTPESESGAKDGLGMGTLGGPAEKNRRLQKKHELLEEARRLGLPFAQWDGPTVVVWLELWVGMPAWYVAACRANVKSGAIMSALSDTEIQREIGISNPLHRLKLRLAIQEIMSLTSPSAPPTSRTSTGNIWVTHEEMECLAATPPTEDDEGSWAQTLAYGDMNHEWIGNEWLPSLGLPQYRSYFMESLVDARMLDHLTKKDLRGQLKMVDSFHRNSFQCGVMCLRRLNYDRKELDRRQEDCQSELRDVLVWSNERVMSWVESIGLKDYSSNLQESGVHGALLALDASFDHNALALLLQVPTQNTQARSVLEREYNTLLAAATERRIEEDDDKSFRRAPSWRKKFRPKDVRGVPPGSCDTLPIMSPSTQPKRSPSDGGCWSDDENELFSRQEWMLT, from the exons ATGATGTGTGAGGTGATGCCTACCATCAGTGAGGCAGAGGGGCCTCCAGGGGGCGCAGGAGGGGAGCTAGGCTCTGCCTCCCCGCTGCAGTCAGACTCAGAGGGACACTTTGAGTCTCTGATGGTGTCCATGCTGGAGGAGCGCGACCGGCTCCTTGACACGCTGCGGGAGACGCAGGAGAACCTGGGGCTGGCACAGGGCCGGCTGCACGAGGTCAGCCACGAGAGAGACTCTCTGCAGAGGCAGCTCAACACCGCCTTGCCTCAG GAGTTTGCAGCGTTGACCAAGGAGGTGAACGTGTGTCGTGAGCagcttctggagagagaggaggagatcgcTGAGCTAAAGGCTGAGAGGAACAACACACGG CTGCTGCTGGAGCACCTGGAGTGCCTGGTGTCTCGTCATGAGCGCAGCCTGAGGATGACGGTGGTGAAGAGGCAGGCCCAGTCCCCTGCTGGGGTGTCCAGTGAGGTTGAGGTGCTCAAGGCCCTCAAGTCCCTGTTCGAGCATCACAAAGCGCTGGACgagaag GTGAGGGAAAGACTGCGTGTGGCTTTGGAAAGATGCAGCATGTTAGAGGAACAgctgacatccacacacaaagag TTGGCGTTTTTAGGGGAGCAGAACAGCCAGAAGAGAATGCTGATGGATGGATCGTCTGGACTCAACAACAACTCTGACACCCCCAGCACCAACGGCAAG CGCTGCTCAGACGGCTCTCTGGGCCAGcgggaggatgtggaggagctgcagcagCGGGCGTCCAGGCAGACGTCAGAGCTGGCCCAGATGAAGGACTGCATGGCTGCCATGTCTGCTCGCAtcagtgagctggaggaggacctgGACACTGCGCGCAAAGACCTCATCAAGTCTGAGGACATAAACACACGCCTGCAGAGAGACCTGCGAgag tccatgGCTCAGAAGGAGGATATGGAGGAGAGGATCACCACTCTAGAGAAGCGCTACCTGGCGGCTCAGCGTGAGGCCACGTCTGTCCACGATCTCAACGACAAACTGGAGAATGAGGTGGCCCACAAGGAGGCGCTGTTCCACCAG acagaggagaggaacaggctcCTGCAGGAGCGGCTGGAGCAGGCGGAGCAGAAGCTGCAGCAGACCTTACAGAAGGCCGAGACGCTCCCCGAGGTGGAGGCGGAGTTAGCTCAGCGCGTGGCCGCCCTCAGCAAG GCAGAGGAGCGCCATGGCAACGTGGAGGAGGGCTTGAGGCAGCTGGAGgctcagctggaggagaagaaccAGGAGCTTCTCAGG GCGCGGCAGCGGGAGAAGATGAACGAGGAGCACAACAAGCGTCTGTCGGAGACGGTGGACAAGCTGCTGTCAGAGTCCAATGAGCGTCTGCAACTCCACCTGAAGGAGAGGATGTCTGCCCTGGAGGACAAG AACGCGCTCATACGAGACCTGGAGCATACCAAGAAGCTGATTGAGGAGGCCCATCATGAGAAG gAGCAACTTCTGATTCAGATTGAGACCATGCGGACGGAAAGTGATCAGGGCAGGAGCAGAAGTAACTCACTGCTACACGG CCGGTCTGTCATGAGCAGCACCCCAGACTTCAGGTTCCCTGTGTCGGCCTCTTCCGTGCTGGACAGCCACTCAGACATGTACAGCAGTGCGCTGGTGCTGCGCCGGCCGCAGAAGGGACGCGTCACAGCGCTCAGAGATGAGCCTTCCAAG gtccaaaCTCTGAACGAGCAGGAGTGGGAGCGGCTGCAGCAAGCCAACGTGCTGGCCAACGTGGCTCACGCTTTTGAGAATGACATGGATGTGTCTGACCTGGAGGACGACCGTGAGACCATCTTCAGCTCAGTGGACCTGCTGTCTCCCTCGGGCCAGGCCGATGCCCAGACACTCGCGCTCATGCTGCAGGAACAGCTGGATGCCATCAACAACGAGATCAG GATGatccaggaggagaaggacagcaCCACGATGCGCACGGAGGAGATAGAGAGCCGCGTGGGCAGTGGGGACAGCCTGGGGGACAGCCTGGGGGGGCGCTTCCGCTCCCTGGGCTCCATCCCCCCGtccctgggtggaggagagggctccTCCCTGGGGGGGTCGCCCCCGGGCTCCGGCCACTCCACCCCCCGTAGGTTCCCTCGCAGCCCCAACCGAGAGGTTGACCGCATGGGGGTCATGACCCTG CCTAGTGACCTGCGCAAGCATCGCAGGAAG TCTGCCCAGGACGACAAGGCCACCATCAGGTGTGAAACCTCCCCACCCAGCACCCCGCGCTCCATGCACCTGCGGAAGGGCGCCGGCTACACCTCCAGCCACGAGGACATCCGGGACATCCATGG gatGAGCCTGCAGGACGGGCAGGGCAGcaaccccagcagcagcagcagcagccaggaCTCCCTCAACAAGGCCGCCAAGAAGAAAAGTATCAAGTCTTCCATAGGACGTCTGTTTGGCAAGAAAGAGAAGGGTCGAGCAGGCTTCCCAGGCAAGGAGCCCAGCAACCAAG CTGGTACCCCCGAGTCTGAGAGCGGTgccaaggacgggctgggtatgGGGACCCTGGGAGGCCCAGCGGAGAAGAACAGGAGGCTGCAGAAGAA GCATGAGTTGCTGGAGGAGGCTCGCAGACTGGGCCTGCCCTTCGCCCAGTGGGACGGCCCCACTGTGGTGGTCTGGCTGGAG CTGTGGGTGGGCATGCCTGCCTGGTACGTGGCGGCGTGCCGGGCCAATGTGAAGAGTGGCGCCATCATGTCTGCGCTGTCGGACAcggagatccagagagagatcGGCATCAGCAACCCATTGCACCGTCTCAAGCTGCGTCTGGCCATCCAGGAGATCATGTCCCTCACCAGCCCCTCCGCACCACCCACATCTAGAACG TCCACTGGGAACATTTGGGTGACGCATGAAGAGATGGAGTGCCTGGCGGCCACGCCCCCTACG GAGGATGACGAGGGTAGCTGGGCCCAG ACCTTGGCGTATGGCGACATGAACCACGAGTGGATCGGGAACGAGTGGCTGCCCAGCCTGGGGCTGCCGCAGTACCGCTCTTACTTCATGGAGTCCCTGGTGGATGCCCGCATGCTGGACCACCTCACCAAGAAGGACCTCCGAGGGCAGCTGAAGATGGTGGACAGCTTCCACAG GAATAGTTTCCAGTGTGGAGTGATGTGTCTGAGGAGGCTGAACTACGACAGGAAGGAGCTggataggagacaggaagacTGCCAGTCAGAGCTCAGAG ATGTTCTGGTCTGGAGCAACGAGCGTGTGATGAGCTGGGTGGAGTCCATTGGGCTTAAGGACTACAGCAGCAACCTGCAGGAGAGTGGTGTGCACGGGGCGCTGCTGGCCCTAGACGCCTCCTTCGACCACAACGCCCTGGCGCTGCTGCTGCAGGTTCCCACGCAGAACACACAG GCTCGGTCTGTGTTGGAGCGCGAGTACAACACCCTCCTCGCCGCGGcaacagagaggaggatagaggag GATGATGATAAGAGCTTCAGAAGAGCTCCTTCTTGGAGGAAGAAGTTCCGTCCTAAAGACGTGCGTGGCGTTCCCCCTGGCTCCTGCGACACGCTGCCCATCATGTCGCCCTCCACGCAGCCAAAGAGAAGCCCCAGTGATG GTGGATGTTGGTCAGACGACGAAAATGAACTGTTTTCCCGTCAGGAATGGATGCTGACCTGA
- the ppfia1 gene encoding liprin-alpha-1 isoform X3, whose product MMCEVMPTISEAEGPPGGAGGELGSASPLQSDSEGHFESLMVSMLEERDRLLDTLRETQENLGLAQGRLHEVSHERDSLQRQLNTALPQEFAALTKEVNVCREQLLEREEEIAELKAERNNTRLLLEHLECLVSRHERSLRMTVVKRQAQSPAGVSSEVEVLKALKSLFEHHKALDEKVRERLRVALERCSMLEEQLTSTHKELAFLGEQNSQKRMLMDGSSGLNNNSDTPSTNGKRCSDGSLGQREDVEELQQRASRQTSELAQMKDCMAAMSARISELEEDLDTARKDLIKSEDINTRLQRDLRESMAQKEDMEERITTLEKRYLAAQREATSVHDLNDKLENEVAHKEALFHQTEERNRLLQERLEQAEQKLQQTLQKAETLPEVEAELAQRVAALSKAEERHGNVEEGLRQLEAQLEEKNQELLRARQREKMNEEHNKRLSETVDKLLSESNERLQLHLKERMSALEDKNALIRDLEHTKKLIEEAHHEKEQLLIQIETMRTESDQGRSRSNSLLHGRSVMSSTPDFRFPVSASSVLDSHSDMYSSALVLRRPQKGRVTALRDEPSKVQTLNEQEWERLQQANVLANVAHAFENDMDVSDLEDDRETIFSSVDLLSPSGQADAQTLALMLQEQLDAINNEIRMIQEEKDSTTMRTEEIESRVGSGDSLGDSLGGRFRSLGSIPPSLGGGEGSSLGGSPPGSGHSTPRRFPRSPNREVDRMGVMTLSAQDDKATIRCETSPPSTPRSMHLRKGAGYTSSHEDIRDIHGMSLQDGQGSNPSSSSSSQDSLNKAAKKKSIKSSIGRLFGKKEKGRAGFPGKEPSNQAGTPESESGAKDGLGMGTLGGPAEKNRRLQKKHELLEEARRLGLPFAQWDGPTVVVWLELWVGMPAWYVAACRANVKSGAIMSALSDTEIQREIGISNPLHRLKLRLAIQEIMSLTSPSAPPTSRTSTGNIWVTHEEMECLAATPPTEDDEGSWAQTLAYGDMNHEWIGNEWLPSLGLPQYRSYFMESLVDARMLDHLTKKDLRGQLKMVDSFHRNSFQCGVMCLRRLNYDRKELDRRQEDCQSELRDVLVWSNERVMSWVESIGLKDYSSNLQESGVHGALLALDASFDHNALALLLQVPTQNTQARSVLEREYNTLLAAATERRIEEDDDKSFRRAPSWRKKFRPKDVRGVPPGSCDTLPIMSPSTQPKRSPSDGGCWSDDENELFSRQEWMLT is encoded by the exons ATGATGTGTGAGGTGATGCCTACCATCAGTGAGGCAGAGGGGCCTCCAGGGGGCGCAGGAGGGGAGCTAGGCTCTGCCTCCCCGCTGCAGTCAGACTCAGAGGGACACTTTGAGTCTCTGATGGTGTCCATGCTGGAGGAGCGCGACCGGCTCCTTGACACGCTGCGGGAGACGCAGGAGAACCTGGGGCTGGCACAGGGCCGGCTGCACGAGGTCAGCCACGAGAGAGACTCTCTGCAGAGGCAGCTCAACACCGCCTTGCCTCAG GAGTTTGCAGCGTTGACCAAGGAGGTGAACGTGTGTCGTGAGCagcttctggagagagaggaggagatcgcTGAGCTAAAGGCTGAGAGGAACAACACACGG CTGCTGCTGGAGCACCTGGAGTGCCTGGTGTCTCGTCATGAGCGCAGCCTGAGGATGACGGTGGTGAAGAGGCAGGCCCAGTCCCCTGCTGGGGTGTCCAGTGAGGTTGAGGTGCTCAAGGCCCTCAAGTCCCTGTTCGAGCATCACAAAGCGCTGGACgagaag GTGAGGGAAAGACTGCGTGTGGCTTTGGAAAGATGCAGCATGTTAGAGGAACAgctgacatccacacacaaagag TTGGCGTTTTTAGGGGAGCAGAACAGCCAGAAGAGAATGCTGATGGATGGATCGTCTGGACTCAACAACAACTCTGACACCCCCAGCACCAACGGCAAG CGCTGCTCAGACGGCTCTCTGGGCCAGcgggaggatgtggaggagctgcagcagCGGGCGTCCAGGCAGACGTCAGAGCTGGCCCAGATGAAGGACTGCATGGCTGCCATGTCTGCTCGCAtcagtgagctggaggaggacctgGACACTGCGCGCAAAGACCTCATCAAGTCTGAGGACATAAACACACGCCTGCAGAGAGACCTGCGAgag tccatgGCTCAGAAGGAGGATATGGAGGAGAGGATCACCACTCTAGAGAAGCGCTACCTGGCGGCTCAGCGTGAGGCCACGTCTGTCCACGATCTCAACGACAAACTGGAGAATGAGGTGGCCCACAAGGAGGCGCTGTTCCACCAG acagaggagaggaacaggctcCTGCAGGAGCGGCTGGAGCAGGCGGAGCAGAAGCTGCAGCAGACCTTACAGAAGGCCGAGACGCTCCCCGAGGTGGAGGCGGAGTTAGCTCAGCGCGTGGCCGCCCTCAGCAAG GCAGAGGAGCGCCATGGCAACGTGGAGGAGGGCTTGAGGCAGCTGGAGgctcagctggaggagaagaaccAGGAGCTTCTCAGG GCGCGGCAGCGGGAGAAGATGAACGAGGAGCACAACAAGCGTCTGTCGGAGACGGTGGACAAGCTGCTGTCAGAGTCCAATGAGCGTCTGCAACTCCACCTGAAGGAGAGGATGTCTGCCCTGGAGGACAAG AACGCGCTCATACGAGACCTGGAGCATACCAAGAAGCTGATTGAGGAGGCCCATCATGAGAAG gAGCAACTTCTGATTCAGATTGAGACCATGCGGACGGAAAGTGATCAGGGCAGGAGCAGAAGTAACTCACTGCTACACGG CCGGTCTGTCATGAGCAGCACCCCAGACTTCAGGTTCCCTGTGTCGGCCTCTTCCGTGCTGGACAGCCACTCAGACATGTACAGCAGTGCGCTGGTGCTGCGCCGGCCGCAGAAGGGACGCGTCACAGCGCTCAGAGATGAGCCTTCCAAG gtccaaaCTCTGAACGAGCAGGAGTGGGAGCGGCTGCAGCAAGCCAACGTGCTGGCCAACGTGGCTCACGCTTTTGAGAATGACATGGATGTGTCTGACCTGGAGGACGACCGTGAGACCATCTTCAGCTCAGTGGACCTGCTGTCTCCCTCGGGCCAGGCCGATGCCCAGACACTCGCGCTCATGCTGCAGGAACAGCTGGATGCCATCAACAACGAGATCAG GATGatccaggaggagaaggacagcaCCACGATGCGCACGGAGGAGATAGAGAGCCGCGTGGGCAGTGGGGACAGCCTGGGGGACAGCCTGGGGGGGCGCTTCCGCTCCCTGGGCTCCATCCCCCCGtccctgggtggaggagagggctccTCCCTGGGGGGGTCGCCCCCGGGCTCCGGCCACTCCACCCCCCGTAGGTTCCCTCGCAGCCCCAACCGAGAGGTTGACCGCATGGGGGTCATGACCCTG TCTGCCCAGGACGACAAGGCCACCATCAGGTGTGAAACCTCCCCACCCAGCACCCCGCGCTCCATGCACCTGCGGAAGGGCGCCGGCTACACCTCCAGCCACGAGGACATCCGGGACATCCATGG gatGAGCCTGCAGGACGGGCAGGGCAGcaaccccagcagcagcagcagcagccaggaCTCCCTCAACAAGGCCGCCAAGAAGAAAAGTATCAAGTCTTCCATAGGACGTCTGTTTGGCAAGAAAGAGAAGGGTCGAGCAGGCTTCCCAGGCAAGGAGCCCAGCAACCAAG CTGGTACCCCCGAGTCTGAGAGCGGTgccaaggacgggctgggtatgGGGACCCTGGGAGGCCCAGCGGAGAAGAACAGGAGGCTGCAGAAGAA GCATGAGTTGCTGGAGGAGGCTCGCAGACTGGGCCTGCCCTTCGCCCAGTGGGACGGCCCCACTGTGGTGGTCTGGCTGGAG CTGTGGGTGGGCATGCCTGCCTGGTACGTGGCGGCGTGCCGGGCCAATGTGAAGAGTGGCGCCATCATGTCTGCGCTGTCGGACAcggagatccagagagagatcGGCATCAGCAACCCATTGCACCGTCTCAAGCTGCGTCTGGCCATCCAGGAGATCATGTCCCTCACCAGCCCCTCCGCACCACCCACATCTAGAACG TCCACTGGGAACATTTGGGTGACGCATGAAGAGATGGAGTGCCTGGCGGCCACGCCCCCTACG GAGGATGACGAGGGTAGCTGGGCCCAG ACCTTGGCGTATGGCGACATGAACCACGAGTGGATCGGGAACGAGTGGCTGCCCAGCCTGGGGCTGCCGCAGTACCGCTCTTACTTCATGGAGTCCCTGGTGGATGCCCGCATGCTGGACCACCTCACCAAGAAGGACCTCCGAGGGCAGCTGAAGATGGTGGACAGCTTCCACAG GAATAGTTTCCAGTGTGGAGTGATGTGTCTGAGGAGGCTGAACTACGACAGGAAGGAGCTggataggagacaggaagacTGCCAGTCAGAGCTCAGAG ATGTTCTGGTCTGGAGCAACGAGCGTGTGATGAGCTGGGTGGAGTCCATTGGGCTTAAGGACTACAGCAGCAACCTGCAGGAGAGTGGTGTGCACGGGGCGCTGCTGGCCCTAGACGCCTCCTTCGACCACAACGCCCTGGCGCTGCTGCTGCAGGTTCCCACGCAGAACACACAG GCTCGGTCTGTGTTGGAGCGCGAGTACAACACCCTCCTCGCCGCGGcaacagagaggaggatagaggag GATGATGATAAGAGCTTCAGAAGAGCTCCTTCTTGGAGGAAGAAGTTCCGTCCTAAAGACGTGCGTGGCGTTCCCCCTGGCTCCTGCGACACGCTGCCCATCATGTCGCCCTCCACGCAGCCAAAGAGAAGCCCCAGTGATG GTGGATGTTGGTCAGACGACGAAAATGAACTGTTTTCCCGTCAGGAATGGATGCTGACCTGA
- the ppfia1 gene encoding liprin-alpha-1 isoform X5, producing the protein MMCEVMPTISEAEGPPGGAGGELGSASPLQSDSEGHFESLMVSMLEERDRLLDTLRETQENLGLAQGRLHEVSHERDSLQRQLNTALPQEFAALTKEVNVCREQLLEREEEIAELKAERNNTRLLLEHLECLVSRHERSLRMTVVKRQAQSPAGVSSEVEVLKALKSLFEHHKALDEKVRERLRVALERCSMLEEQLTSTHKELAFLGEQNSQKRMLMDGSSGLNNNSDTPSTNGKRCSDGSLGQREDVEELQQRASRQTSELAQMKDCMAAMSARISELEEDLDTARKDLIKSEDINTRLQRDLRESMAQKEDMEERITTLEKRYLAAQREATSVHDLNDKLENEVAHKEALFHQTEERNRLLQERLEQAEQKLQQTLQKAETLPEVEAELAQRVAALSKAEERHGNVEEGLRQLEAQLEEKNQELLRARQREKMNEEHNKRLSETVDKLLSESNERLQLHLKERMSALEDKNALIRDLEHTKKLIEEAHHEKEQLLIQIETMRTESDQGRSRSNSLLHGRSVMSSTPDFRFPVSASSVLDSHSDMYSSALVLRRPQKGRVTALRDEPSKVQTLNEQEWERLQQANVLANVAHAFENDMDVSDLEDDRETIFSSVDLLSPSGQADAQTLALMLQEQLDAINNEIRMIQEEKDSTTMRTEEIESRVGSGDSLGDSLGGRFRSLGSIPPSLGGGEGSSLGGSPPGSGHSTPRRFPRSPNREVDRMGVMTLPSDLRKHRRKSAQDDKATIRCETSPPSTPRSMHLRKGAGYTSSHEDIRDIHGMSLQDGQGSNPSSSSSSQDSLNKAAKKKSIKSSIGRLFGKKEKGRAGFPGKEPSNQAGTPESESGAKDGLGMGTLGGPAEKNRRLQKKHELLEEARRLGLPFAQWDGPTVVVWLELWVGMPAWYVAACRANVKSGAIMSALSDTEIQREIGISNPLHRLKLRLAIQEIMSLTSPSAPPTSRTTLAYGDMNHEWIGNEWLPSLGLPQYRSYFMESLVDARMLDHLTKKDLRGQLKMVDSFHRNSFQCGVMCLRRLNYDRKELDRRQEDCQSELRDVLVWSNERVMSWVESIGLKDYSSNLQESGVHGALLALDASFDHNALALLLQVPTQNTQARSVLEREYNTLLAAATERRIEEDDDKSFRRAPSWRKKFRPKDVRGVPPGSCDTLPIMSPSTQPKRSPSDGGCWSDDENELFSRQEWMLT; encoded by the exons ATGATGTGTGAGGTGATGCCTACCATCAGTGAGGCAGAGGGGCCTCCAGGGGGCGCAGGAGGGGAGCTAGGCTCTGCCTCCCCGCTGCAGTCAGACTCAGAGGGACACTTTGAGTCTCTGATGGTGTCCATGCTGGAGGAGCGCGACCGGCTCCTTGACACGCTGCGGGAGACGCAGGAGAACCTGGGGCTGGCACAGGGCCGGCTGCACGAGGTCAGCCACGAGAGAGACTCTCTGCAGAGGCAGCTCAACACCGCCTTGCCTCAG GAGTTTGCAGCGTTGACCAAGGAGGTGAACGTGTGTCGTGAGCagcttctggagagagaggaggagatcgcTGAGCTAAAGGCTGAGAGGAACAACACACGG CTGCTGCTGGAGCACCTGGAGTGCCTGGTGTCTCGTCATGAGCGCAGCCTGAGGATGACGGTGGTGAAGAGGCAGGCCCAGTCCCCTGCTGGGGTGTCCAGTGAGGTTGAGGTGCTCAAGGCCCTCAAGTCCCTGTTCGAGCATCACAAAGCGCTGGACgagaag GTGAGGGAAAGACTGCGTGTGGCTTTGGAAAGATGCAGCATGTTAGAGGAACAgctgacatccacacacaaagag TTGGCGTTTTTAGGGGAGCAGAACAGCCAGAAGAGAATGCTGATGGATGGATCGTCTGGACTCAACAACAACTCTGACACCCCCAGCACCAACGGCAAG CGCTGCTCAGACGGCTCTCTGGGCCAGcgggaggatgtggaggagctgcagcagCGGGCGTCCAGGCAGACGTCAGAGCTGGCCCAGATGAAGGACTGCATGGCTGCCATGTCTGCTCGCAtcagtgagctggaggaggacctgGACACTGCGCGCAAAGACCTCATCAAGTCTGAGGACATAAACACACGCCTGCAGAGAGACCTGCGAgag tccatgGCTCAGAAGGAGGATATGGAGGAGAGGATCACCACTCTAGAGAAGCGCTACCTGGCGGCTCAGCGTGAGGCCACGTCTGTCCACGATCTCAACGACAAACTGGAGAATGAGGTGGCCCACAAGGAGGCGCTGTTCCACCAG acagaggagaggaacaggctcCTGCAGGAGCGGCTGGAGCAGGCGGAGCAGAAGCTGCAGCAGACCTTACAGAAGGCCGAGACGCTCCCCGAGGTGGAGGCGGAGTTAGCTCAGCGCGTGGCCGCCCTCAGCAAG GCAGAGGAGCGCCATGGCAACGTGGAGGAGGGCTTGAGGCAGCTGGAGgctcagctggaggagaagaaccAGGAGCTTCTCAGG GCGCGGCAGCGGGAGAAGATGAACGAGGAGCACAACAAGCGTCTGTCGGAGACGGTGGACAAGCTGCTGTCAGAGTCCAATGAGCGTCTGCAACTCCACCTGAAGGAGAGGATGTCTGCCCTGGAGGACAAG AACGCGCTCATACGAGACCTGGAGCATACCAAGAAGCTGATTGAGGAGGCCCATCATGAGAAG gAGCAACTTCTGATTCAGATTGAGACCATGCGGACGGAAAGTGATCAGGGCAGGAGCAGAAGTAACTCACTGCTACACGG CCGGTCTGTCATGAGCAGCACCCCAGACTTCAGGTTCCCTGTGTCGGCCTCTTCCGTGCTGGACAGCCACTCAGACATGTACAGCAGTGCGCTGGTGCTGCGCCGGCCGCAGAAGGGACGCGTCACAGCGCTCAGAGATGAGCCTTCCAAG gtccaaaCTCTGAACGAGCAGGAGTGGGAGCGGCTGCAGCAAGCCAACGTGCTGGCCAACGTGGCTCACGCTTTTGAGAATGACATGGATGTGTCTGACCTGGAGGACGACCGTGAGACCATCTTCAGCTCAGTGGACCTGCTGTCTCCCTCGGGCCAGGCCGATGCCCAGACACTCGCGCTCATGCTGCAGGAACAGCTGGATGCCATCAACAACGAGATCAG GATGatccaggaggagaaggacagcaCCACGATGCGCACGGAGGAGATAGAGAGCCGCGTGGGCAGTGGGGACAGCCTGGGGGACAGCCTGGGGGGGCGCTTCCGCTCCCTGGGCTCCATCCCCCCGtccctgggtggaggagagggctccTCCCTGGGGGGGTCGCCCCCGGGCTCCGGCCACTCCACCCCCCGTAGGTTCCCTCGCAGCCCCAACCGAGAGGTTGACCGCATGGGGGTCATGACCCTG CCTAGTGACCTGCGCAAGCATCGCAGGAAG TCTGCCCAGGACGACAAGGCCACCATCAGGTGTGAAACCTCCCCACCCAGCACCCCGCGCTCCATGCACCTGCGGAAGGGCGCCGGCTACACCTCCAGCCACGAGGACATCCGGGACATCCATGG gatGAGCCTGCAGGACGGGCAGGGCAGcaaccccagcagcagcagcagcagccaggaCTCCCTCAACAAGGCCGCCAAGAAGAAAAGTATCAAGTCTTCCATAGGACGTCTGTTTGGCAAGAAAGAGAAGGGTCGAGCAGGCTTCCCAGGCAAGGAGCCCAGCAACCAAG CTGGTACCCCCGAGTCTGAGAGCGGTgccaaggacgggctgggtatgGGGACCCTGGGAGGCCCAGCGGAGAAGAACAGGAGGCTGCAGAAGAA GCATGAGTTGCTGGAGGAGGCTCGCAGACTGGGCCTGCCCTTCGCCCAGTGGGACGGCCCCACTGTGGTGGTCTGGCTGGAG CTGTGGGTGGGCATGCCTGCCTGGTACGTGGCGGCGTGCCGGGCCAATGTGAAGAGTGGCGCCATCATGTCTGCGCTGTCGGACAcggagatccagagagagatcGGCATCAGCAACCCATTGCACCGTCTCAAGCTGCGTCTGGCCATCCAGGAGATCATGTCCCTCACCAGCCCCTCCGCACCACCCACATCTAGAACG ACCTTGGCGTATGGCGACATGAACCACGAGTGGATCGGGAACGAGTGGCTGCCCAGCCTGGGGCTGCCGCAGTACCGCTCTTACTTCATGGAGTCCCTGGTGGATGCCCGCATGCTGGACCACCTCACCAAGAAGGACCTCCGAGGGCAGCTGAAGATGGTGGACAGCTTCCACAG GAATAGTTTCCAGTGTGGAGTGATGTGTCTGAGGAGGCTGAACTACGACAGGAAGGAGCTggataggagacaggaagacTGCCAGTCAGAGCTCAGAG ATGTTCTGGTCTGGAGCAACGAGCGTGTGATGAGCTGGGTGGAGTCCATTGGGCTTAAGGACTACAGCAGCAACCTGCAGGAGAGTGGTGTGCACGGGGCGCTGCTGGCCCTAGACGCCTCCTTCGACCACAACGCCCTGGCGCTGCTGCTGCAGGTTCCCACGCAGAACACACAG GCTCGGTCTGTGTTGGAGCGCGAGTACAACACCCTCCTCGCCGCGGcaacagagaggaggatagaggag GATGATGATAAGAGCTTCAGAAGAGCTCCTTCTTGGAGGAAGAAGTTCCGTCCTAAAGACGTGCGTGGCGTTCCCCCTGGCTCCTGCGACACGCTGCCCATCATGTCGCCCTCCACGCAGCCAAAGAGAAGCCCCAGTGATG GTGGATGTTGGTCAGACGACGAAAATGAACTGTTTTCCCGTCAGGAATGGATGCTGACCTGA